The Candidatus Dormiibacterota bacterium genome window below encodes:
- a CDS encoding universal stress protein, whose product MNRQRILVPVDGSAFALGAVDVAVELVRGLSAELLLCHVIDSGRAARLSFGDPALLDGCYDALRADGERYLADAVARVEAADGKATTILAYGDPSQEIQTIAAQKNATMIVMGTHGRTGLLHLLMGSVAEGVMRAASVPVVVVPPKREAAEERTVA is encoded by the coding sequence ATGAACCGGCAGCGGATTCTCGTGCCCGTGGACGGCTCTGCGTTCGCCCTGGGCGCGGTGGACGTCGCGGTTGAGCTCGTCCGCGGGTTGTCGGCGGAGTTGCTGCTCTGCCACGTGATCGATAGCGGTCGAGCGGCGCGGCTCAGCTTCGGGGATCCTGCATTGCTCGACGGATGCTACGACGCGCTGCGTGCCGACGGGGAGCGGTATCTCGCCGATGCTGTGGCGCGCGTCGAGGCCGCTGACGGAAAGGCGACGACGATCCTTGCGTACGGCGATCCGTCTCAGGAAATTCAAACGATTGCGGCGCAGAAGAACGCGACGATGATCGTGATGGGAACGCACGGCCGAACGGGCCTCCTACACCTGCTGATGGGAAGCGTTGCAGAAGGCGTGATGCGCGCCGCGTCGGTCCCGGTAGTCGTCGTCCCGCCGAAACGAGAAGCGGCAGAAGAACGAACGGTCGCGTGA
- a CDS encoding copper-translocating P-type ATPase: MTTWTCPMHPEVRAAGPGECPTCGMALEPTQPGADVEEGGELADMTRRFWVGAAFTAPVVVLAMAKPIPWLEAILTTPVVLWCAFPLFARAWRSIVARSLNMFTLIGLGVGVAYLYSLAAAASGRATYFESAAAITTLVLLGQMLELRARRSTGAAIRALLDLAPKTAHRIDVGGNELDVALDAVAVADRLRVRPGEKIPVDGIVLDGGSSVDESMLTGESMPVEKQPGDRVIGATLNLTGSFVMQARRVGSETVLAQIVAMVGEAARSRAPIQRVADAVAAVFVPVVVATAVVTFACWLAFGPHPALSHAIVNAVAVLIVACPCALGLATPMSITVASGKGASIGVLFKNAEAIETLCRADTLVIDKTGTLTEGSPVLATVAGTPEMLRLAASLERASEHPLARAIVQGAEGRGMHLAPVADFHAVPGKGVRGTVDGHAVTLGNAAFMTDVGIGDAEIAAKASIAGSDGSTIAFIAIDDALAGLLALADPIKRSARGAIDALHADGMRVVMVTGDRESAATAVARRLGIDDVRAGVPPSEKAQIVKELQRQGRIVAMAGDGVNDAPALAQADVGIAMGTGTDVAIESAGITLVKGDLDGILRARRLSAATIRNVRQNLFFAFVYNVLGIPIAGGVLFPFFGILLSPMIAAAAMSFSSVSVIANALRLRSVRV; this comes from the coding sequence ATGACGACCTGGACGTGTCCCATGCACCCCGAGGTCCGAGCCGCCGGACCCGGGGAATGCCCAACGTGCGGAATGGCGCTCGAACCGACTCAGCCAGGCGCGGACGTCGAGGAGGGCGGCGAGCTCGCCGACATGACGCGGCGCTTTTGGGTGGGCGCCGCGTTCACCGCGCCCGTCGTGGTGCTCGCGATGGCGAAGCCGATTCCTTGGCTCGAGGCGATCTTGACGACGCCGGTTGTCCTCTGGTGCGCCTTCCCGCTCTTCGCGCGTGCTTGGCGCTCGATCGTCGCTCGCAGCCTCAACATGTTCACGCTGATCGGTCTGGGCGTCGGCGTTGCATACCTCTACAGCCTCGCGGCGGCCGCGAGCGGCCGGGCGACCTACTTCGAGTCGGCGGCTGCGATCACGACGCTCGTTCTGCTCGGGCAGATGCTCGAGCTGCGCGCTCGCCGGAGTACCGGGGCCGCGATTCGCGCGCTGCTCGATCTCGCGCCGAAAACCGCGCACCGCATCGACGTCGGCGGCAACGAACTGGACGTCGCACTCGATGCGGTCGCGGTCGCCGACCGTCTTCGCGTTCGCCCCGGCGAAAAGATTCCGGTCGACGGAATCGTGCTCGACGGCGGCTCCTCCGTCGACGAATCGATGCTCACCGGCGAATCGATGCCGGTCGAAAAGCAGCCGGGCGACCGCGTTATCGGCGCGACGCTGAACCTCACCGGATCCTTCGTCATGCAAGCGCGGCGCGTCGGAAGCGAAACGGTGCTCGCTCAGATCGTGGCTATGGTCGGCGAAGCCGCGCGAAGCCGAGCGCCGATCCAGCGCGTTGCCGACGCCGTGGCCGCCGTCTTCGTTCCCGTCGTCGTCGCGACCGCGGTCGTGACCTTCGCGTGCTGGCTCGCCTTCGGCCCACATCCGGCGCTTTCGCATGCGATCGTCAACGCGGTTGCCGTGTTGATCGTCGCTTGCCCGTGCGCGCTCGGTCTCGCAACGCCGATGTCGATCACCGTCGCAAGCGGTAAGGGAGCGAGCATCGGCGTGCTCTTCAAAAATGCCGAGGCGATCGAAACGTTGTGCCGGGCGGATACGCTCGTCATCGACAAGACCGGCACGTTGACGGAAGGTTCGCCCGTGCTCGCGACCGTCGCCGGCACGCCGGAGATGCTGCGCCTCGCGGCAAGCCTCGAGCGCGCGAGCGAACATCCGCTCGCGCGAGCGATCGTCCAGGGGGCAGAGGGCCGCGGAATGCACCTCGCTCCCGTCGCCGACTTCCACGCCGTGCCCGGCAAAGGGGTGCGCGGCACGGTCGACGGCCACGCCGTTACACTGGGGAACGCAGCGTTCATGACCGACGTCGGCATCGGCGATGCAGAGATCGCCGCGAAGGCGTCAATCGCCGGAAGTGACGGCTCGACGATCGCCTTCATCGCAATCGACGATGCGCTCGCGGGCCTTCTCGCCCTTGCCGATCCAATCAAACGCTCTGCGCGCGGGGCCATCGACGCGCTGCACGCCGACGGGATGCGCGTCGTGATGGTCACCGGCGATCGCGAAAGCGCGGCAACGGCCGTAGCGCGGCGCCTCGGGATCGACGACGTGCGCGCCGGCGTTCCGCCGAGCGAAAAGGCGCAGATCGTCAAGGAGCTGCAGAGGCAAGGCCGGATCGTAGCGATGGCCGGCGACGGAGTCAACGATGCGCCGGCGCTCGCGCAGGCTGATGTCGGCATTGCGATGGGCACCGGAACCGACGTCGCGATCGAGAGCGCCGGCATAACGCTCGTGAAGGGCGATCTCGATGGCATCCTTCGCGCGCGCCGTCTGAGCGCGGCGACGATCCGCAACGTGCGTCAGAACCTCTTCTTCGCCTTCGTCTACAACGTGCTCGGCATACCGATCGCCGGCGGAGTGCTCTTCCCGTTTTTCGGGATTCTTCTCTCGCCGATGATCGCCGCAGCGGCCATGTCGTTCAGCTCGGTGTCGGTCATCGCAAACGCCTTGCGCTTGCGGAGCGTTCGCGTTTGA
- the pfkB gene encoding 1-phosphofructokinase: MNAIATVTLNPSLDVPVDLPGLRLGETNRCRSSTIDPGGKGINASRVIHRLGGETVAYGFVGGLTGALLRARLDEERVTHDFDDVEGLTRFDVMIYERAVGRRTRLLAEGPIVAPQHVAALQARLCAIGAGRIVTLGGSAPPGIAPTIYRDLVTWLNARGVRCIVDVSGEALASVLQAHPALIKPNEEEAAEVVGRALHGDDEMLEAAIELRARGAACVVISQGERGALGVDAEGAWKIEVPSVTVSSTIGSGDSMVGAMALALERGATFPDALRLGAAAGTATASTPERNLCSSVDVERLVRQVIVRPLRYWSGTNGSPPPSASAASHAQRG, from the coding sequence GTGAACGCGATCGCGACGGTCACGCTCAATCCGTCGCTCGACGTTCCCGTGGATCTTCCCGGCCTGCGCCTGGGCGAGACGAATCGTTGCCGCTCGAGCACGATCGATCCTGGAGGAAAAGGAATCAACGCGAGTCGCGTCATTCATCGGCTCGGCGGCGAGACCGTCGCGTACGGGTTCGTCGGCGGTCTCACGGGTGCGCTGCTGCGCGCGCGGCTGGACGAGGAGCGCGTCACCCACGACTTCGACGACGTCGAGGGGCTCACGCGCTTCGACGTCATGATCTACGAGCGCGCCGTCGGTCGCAGAACCCGTCTGCTGGCGGAGGGCCCCATCGTTGCGCCGCAGCACGTTGCAGCGTTGCAAGCAAGGCTCTGCGCCATCGGCGCCGGCCGCATCGTGACGCTCGGCGGCAGCGCCCCTCCGGGGATCGCTCCCACCATCTATCGAGATTTGGTCACGTGGTTGAACGCGCGAGGCGTGCGCTGCATCGTCGACGTGTCGGGCGAAGCCTTGGCGAGCGTTCTGCAAGCGCATCCGGCGCTGATCAAGCCCAACGAAGAAGAAGCAGCGGAGGTCGTCGGGCGCGCGCTGCATGGCGACGATGAAATGCTCGAGGCTGCGATCGAGTTGCGCGCACGCGGCGCGGCGTGCGTCGTCATCTCGCAAGGGGAGCGCGGCGCGCTCGGCGTGGACGCCGAGGGCGCGTGGAAGATCGAAGTGCCGAGCGTGACGGTGAGCAGCACGATCGGCTCGGGCGACTCGATGGTCGGCGCAATGGCACTGGCGCTCGAACGCGGCGCGACCTTTCCTGACGCGCTTCGATTAGGCGCGGCCGCCGGGACGGCAACGGCGTCGACGCCGGAACGCAACCTCTGCAGTTCAGTCGACGTGGAGCGTCTGGTACGTCAGGTGATCGTGCGCCCTCTACGGTATTGGTCGGGCACGAACGGTTCGCCGCCGCCCAGCGCGTCGGCTGCATCCCATGCCCAGCGTGGGTGA
- the ppsA gene encoding phosphoenolpyruvate synthase, which produces MMAQASAAGADALLESQYVRPFRSISNADVASVGGKNASLGEMYCSLTPLGVRTPNGYAVTADAYRYVMEHGGVWAKLHAALDGLDASKIADLAVRARRAYDAVVSAPLPQDLAEQICSAYRGLQRQYGPDLSVAVRSSATAEDLPTASFAGQHESYLNVRGETMLLEAYRSCIASLFLERAVHYRIDQGFDHFKVGLSVGIMKMVRSDLASSGVAFTLDTESGFRDVVFITGSYGLGETIVQGAVDPDEFYVFKPTLAQGYRGVLRRRLGAKERRLVFGGGTTLQSTTQTLATPEIDRGRFCLEDDEIVALAVSCVAVERRYSELAGHPLPMDVEWAKDGVDGELYLVQARPETAASRRELSTIDEYHIATDAKPIATGRAVGSTIAFGPVRVVEGSADLDAFRPGEVLVSHTTTPDWEPVMKIASAIVTDRGGRTCHAAIVARELGIPAVVGTGTATAVLHTGAEVTVSCAHGEEGRVYAGRLHFDVEHVDVGKLPHPKTKIMLTLGDPDSAFARSMLPNDGVGLARIEFIVSDEVRVHPMALAHPERITDPTIARTIETLAENDASPAEYFIRTLSEGVGTIAAAFYPKPVVVRMSDFKSNEYAQLFGGSAFEPQEANPMLGLRGASRYTHPIYADAFALECAAMKRVRDVMGLQNVILMIPFCRRVDEAERVIARMAELGLRRGQNGLQIYVMCEIPNNVIQIDAFARHFDGFSIGSNDLTQLVLGVDRDSELVAAEFDERDPGVLEMLRQTIVGAKRNGRAVGICGQAPSDYPELATYLAKLGIDSISLNPDSVLKTIRQMTAEDAK; this is translated from the coding sequence ATGATGGCGCAAGCGAGCGCGGCCGGAGCCGACGCGCTCCTGGAATCGCAGTACGTCCGTCCTTTCCGCAGTATCTCGAACGCGGACGTGGCGAGCGTGGGCGGCAAGAACGCATCGCTCGGCGAGATGTATTGCTCCCTGACACCGCTTGGCGTCCGTACGCCGAACGGTTACGCGGTTACGGCGGACGCGTACCGTTACGTGATGGAGCATGGCGGCGTCTGGGCAAAGCTGCATGCGGCCCTCGACGGACTCGACGCGTCGAAGATCGCCGATCTTGCGGTGCGCGCGCGGCGCGCGTACGATGCCGTTGTGTCGGCGCCGTTGCCGCAGGATCTCGCCGAGCAGATTTGCAGCGCATACCGCGGCCTCCAACGACAGTATGGCCCCGATCTTTCGGTCGCCGTCCGTAGCTCGGCGACCGCCGAAGACCTGCCGACGGCAAGCTTTGCGGGCCAGCACGAGAGTTATCTCAATGTTCGCGGCGAGACGATGCTTTTGGAGGCCTACCGTTCGTGTATCGCGAGCCTCTTTTTGGAGCGTGCCGTCCACTATCGCATCGACCAGGGATTCGACCATTTCAAGGTCGGGCTTTCGGTGGGCATCATGAAGATGGTTCGTTCCGATCTTGCCTCGAGCGGCGTCGCCTTCACGCTCGATACCGAGAGCGGCTTTCGCGACGTCGTCTTCATCACGGGCTCCTACGGTTTGGGCGAAACGATCGTTCAAGGCGCCGTCGACCCCGACGAGTTCTACGTCTTTAAACCGACGCTGGCGCAAGGCTACCGCGGGGTGCTTCGGCGCAGGCTCGGCGCCAAAGAGCGCAGGCTCGTCTTCGGCGGCGGTACAACGCTGCAGTCGACGACGCAGACGCTCGCGACGCCGGAGATCGATCGAGGACGCTTCTGCCTCGAGGACGACGAGATCGTCGCTCTCGCCGTGTCGTGCGTTGCGGTCGAGCGGCGCTATAGCGAGCTCGCAGGCCATCCGCTTCCGATGGACGTCGAATGGGCGAAAGACGGCGTCGACGGGGAGCTCTATCTCGTACAGGCGCGCCCTGAGACCGCAGCGTCCCGTCGCGAGCTGAGCACGATCGACGAGTATCACATCGCCACGGACGCCAAACCGATCGCGACCGGCCGCGCCGTTGGCTCGACCATTGCGTTCGGTCCCGTGCGCGTCGTCGAGGGGAGCGCGGACCTCGACGCCTTCCGTCCGGGCGAAGTGCTCGTATCGCACACGACGACGCCGGACTGGGAGCCGGTGATGAAGATTGCAAGCGCGATCGTAACCGATCGCGGAGGACGCACGTGTCACGCGGCGATCGTTGCGCGCGAGCTCGGGATTCCGGCGGTCGTTGGAACGGGAACGGCAACCGCCGTTCTTCACACGGGCGCGGAGGTTACGGTATCGTGCGCCCACGGTGAGGAAGGACGCGTCTACGCGGGGCGCCTCCACTTCGACGTCGAGCACGTGGACGTCGGCAAGCTGCCGCATCCGAAAACCAAAATTATGTTGACCTTGGGGGATCCTGACTCCGCGTTTGCGCGCAGCATGCTGCCCAATGACGGGGTCGGGCTCGCTCGTATCGAGTTCATCGTCTCCGACGAAGTGCGCGTCCATCCGATGGCGCTCGCGCATCCGGAGCGCATTACCGATCCGACGATCGCGCGAACGATCGAAACGCTCGCAGAGAACGACGCCTCACCCGCCGAGTACTTCATTCGCACCCTTTCTGAAGGGGTTGGGACGATCGCGGCGGCGTTCTATCCGAAGCCCGTCGTCGTTCGCATGTCGGACTTCAAGAGCAACGAGTACGCGCAGCTCTTCGGTGGAAGCGCGTTCGAACCGCAGGAGGCCAACCCCATGCTCGGCCTGCGCGGCGCGTCACGGTACACGCACCCGATCTATGCCGATGCGTTCGCGCTCGAATGCGCTGCGATGAAGCGCGTGCGCGATGTCATGGGGCTTCAAAACGTCATTCTCATGATTCCTTTCTGTCGCCGGGTCGACGAGGCCGAGCGCGTCATCGCGCGCATGGCCGAGCTCGGCCTTCGGCGTGGACAGAACGGTTTACAAATCTATGTGATGTGCGAGATCCCGAACAATGTCATTCAGATCGACGCTTTTGCGCGCCATTTCGACGGATTTTCGATTGGATCGAACGATCTGACGCAGCTCGTGCTCGGCGTCGATCGCGATTCGGAGCTTGTCGCAGCCGAGTTCGATGAGCGGGATCCAGGCGTGCTCGAGATGTTGCGTCAGACGATCGTGGGGGCCAAGCGAAACGGTCGCGCCGTCGGCATATGCGGACAAGCGCCGTCGGATTACCCCGAGCTTGCGACCTATCTGGCGAAGCTCGGAATCGACTCGATCAGCCTCAACCCGGACAGCGTGCTGAAAACCATTCGTCAGATGACTGCGGAGGACGCAAAATGA